The following proteins are co-located in the Anas platyrhynchos isolate ZD024472 breed Pekin duck chromosome 1, IASCAAS_PekinDuck_T2T, whole genome shotgun sequence genome:
- the YARS2 gene encoding tyrosine--tRNA ligase, mitochondrial: MSKAALCNLSSPREPRSALRRPPPRLRPGPPLATPGAIPPRPAPLPHRAPHKMAAPALGRRCGGAAGLRGGLRRALLPAPLPAPRPLHERAPRSRSSAGLLAAQCERGLFQEVFPGQGAEEQLAALLEPGRPPVTAYCGFDPTADSLHVGHLPAVAALLHFQRAGHNVVAVVGGATARLGDPSGRLRAREPVAAGRVRAHARALRLGLWRLFENHRRLLWAPGPGGPGLGRAEVLDNARWLGRQPLLGFLCGAGGRLRMGTLLSRQGCRERLRSAEGMSLAEFVYPALQAYDFLHLHRRRGCRIQLGGADQMGNIMSGYELVTKMTGTDVFGITVPLITSTTGDKLGKTAGNAVWLNRDKTSPFELYQFFVRQQDDIVEKYLKLFTFLPLEEIAHIMEMHAKEPEKWGPQKRLAAEVTKLVHGTEGLESAKRCTRALYYSSVEALEAMSDQELQELFKQAPSAELVLEPGMSVLDLCRKANAIQDGPSGYQKITDGGVSVNGIRVTNPETVLILGQHILKNGVSLLRVGKKNYYIIKWLQL, translated from the exons atgtcGAAGGCCGCACTTTGTAACTTGAGCTCCCCGCGGGAGCCCCGCAGCGCCCTCAGGCGGCCTCCGCCGCGGCTGAGGCCGGGCCCGCCCCTAGCAACGCCCGGCGCCATCCCGCCCCGTCCCGCCCCGCTGCCCCATCGTGCCCCgcacaagatggcggcgcccgCGCTGGGGCGGCGctgcggcggggcggcggggctgcggggcggccTGCGCCGGGCTctgctcccggccccgctgccggcgCCGCGGCCTCTCCACGAGCGGGCGCCGCGGTCGCGGAGCTCGGCGGGGCTGCTGGCGGCGCAGTGCGAGCGCGGCCTGTTCCAGGAGGTGTTCCCGGGGCAGGGCGCGGAGGAGCAGCTGGCGGCGCTGCTGGAGCCGGGCCGCCCGCCCGTCACGGCCTACTGCGGCTTCGACCCGACGGCCGACTCGCTGCACGTCGGGCACCTGCCGGCCGTGGCGGCGCTGCTGCACTTCCAGCGGGCGGGACACAACGTGGTGGCCGTGGTGGGCGGCGCCACCGCCCGCCTGGGCGACCCCAGCGGCCGGCTGCGCGCCCGCGAGCCCGTGGCGGCCGGGCGGGTGCGCGCCCACGCGCGCGCCCTGCGGCTGGGCCTGTGGCGCCTCTTCGAGAACCACCGGCGGCTCCTCTgggcgcccggccccggcgggcCCGGCCTGGGGCGGGCCGAGGTGCTGGATAACGCCCGCTGGCTCGGCCGCCAGCCGCTGCTCGGCTTCCTGTGCGGTGCCGGCGGGCGGCTGCGGATGGGCACGCTGCTGAGCCGGCAGGGCTGCCGCGAGCGGCTGCGCAGCGCCGAGGGCATGAGCCTGGCCGAGTTCGTCTACCCGGCGCTGCAGGCATACGATTTCCTGCACCTCCACCGCCGCCGAGGGTGCCGCATCCAGCTGGGGGGCGCCGACCAGATGGGCAACATCATGTCCGGCTACGAGCTCGTCACCAA GATGACAGGAACAGACGTGTTTGGAATTACCGTACCCCTTATTACCAGTACCACTGGAGATAAACTGGGAAAGACTGCTGGCAATGCAGTTTGGCTCAACAGAGACAAGACTTCTCCCTTTGAGCTGTATCAGTTCTTTGTCAGACAACAAGATGACATAGTTGAAAA ATACCTGAAACTCTTCACCTTCCTTCCTCTTGAGGAGATTGCCCACATCATGGAAATGCACGCTAAAGAacctgaaaaatggggccctcAGAAACGGCTTGCTGCAGAAGTAACAAAGCTTGTTCATGGTACAGAGGGGCTGGAGTCTGCTAAGAG GTGCACTAGAGCCCTTTATTACAGCAGCGTGGAAGCATTGGAAGCTATGTCTGACCAAGAGTTACAGGAACTTTTTAAACAAGCTCCTTCAGCTGAATTGGTACTTGAACCAGGAATGAGTGTGCTCGACCTGTGTCGCAAAGCAAATGCCATTCAGGATGGACCTAGTGG gtacCAGAAAATTACAGATGGTGGAGTGTCAGTAAATGGGATTAGAGTAACCAATCCTGAGACTGTTCTTATTCTTGGACAGCATATTCTCAAGAATGGAGTATCATTGCTTAGggttggaaagaaaaattactaCATTATAAAATGGCTGCAGTTGTGA